Part of the Pieris brassicae chromosome 5, ilPieBrab1.1, whole genome shotgun sequence genome is shown below.
ATAAAGCATCCACAAAGAactgatattttaaagaaaattgatcaaaaacaaaaagctcTGACAGAAATTCTCTTAAAGGAATTAGATGTTACTCAAAATTGGAGTCCAAGAGGTGGGCTAAGGTCTTCTCGATATCCTATACAGATactaaataagtttaatatgaCCAGTCAAGCCTGTGAATTATTCTTAGATATTTGTAGTCAGACAGTTAAAGCTCATGTAAAGGGAGTCCAACTAGAAGGCTCTATACTTAGTTATGTAAAGCAAGTGGGTGATGTTTTCTTTTGCTCTCTTAGTGATGCCTTAACAGAGTTTACAATGTTAtttcctaaaaataaaataagcagTTTTGTTGTTTGGGGTTGTTTGCAGCTTCGGATTTTAATGAGTCAAATAGTCAAACAAATTTTTACACCACAATGTGCTTTGGAGACTTTATTAAACTGTGTTCAGAGTTTAAGAGATCAATGTACCTTATTTTGTGAATTTGGTCTTGATTTtagatttcaattaaatagCTATTTACGAACTCCAATTAAAAGAGCATTACAAGAGTATAAGGACAAAATTGTGGATTCAATGAAAACTAAGCTGACAGAAGACAAGTGGACCCCTGTTAATATGCATACTAAAGCAGGTACCAACAAATTTTTGATTCAAATGACAGACATGGGAATAAATTTGACTAAATATGTGATAAATGAAACTTGGATTGATCTGTCCAGCAGCACAATATGGTTCACACAGTCAGTAATGACTGTACAGAATATTGgcattaaaattgtaacagAGGAGATGATGGATGTAGttgatatatgtataattgcTATTTTTAATGCAAGACTGGAGTTATCAGCAGGAAGTGACTCAAGTTACTCAcagaaaaattatacatttttattagaagTATTAATACCGCTAATGCTTAGACTATATAAAGAAGAAGTTGggtatgataatgaaacattgCTTGGTTTGGCTAAGGAATATGGTGTCAGTGTTGCACCACCAAAAAAATCTAACATCACAAAGTACACaagtaatgaatatttatgagATTAGAATGAACATAttgttatgtatgtaaaaattatatgctGAAGCTTTAATCCTGTAATATATAGTTGTTAAGCATGCAGAATTTTGTAAGGTTATTTAAACtgatcaaattaaaatttatattctatgAAAGTTGAATTatgtgaaattttaataaacctcCATTTATATGGTTATAGGTTTATATGGTTTCCTTTAATTGACCCCaaagataattttatgtttgagtaaataaatcaattttgatgtatgaaatgttttaattacatggggatacatttaaatagtacatataatttttatataaatatttgccCTTATTCAGATTCCATTAAGGattcaataaaagtatttccaTTAATTAGTTTCGta
Proteins encoded:
- the LOC123709582 gene encoding exocyst complex component 8, with the translated sequence MGDINMENFAVPDFVPERYVKELARSCVGGEELQQQKVKIEGLAEETASALKRNVYENYMQFIETATEISHLEAEMYKLSHLLSDQRTVLTNLSQASILGNDNTLSPESIDNHDLEAERAEEERKNKLNLITEKVEGCMNLLDISDRILLHEGDLLEIDAEENTALQRMHVYLFNDCLMLTCWISNRRGPMRYKFLTSYPISTIAVVNVRDLGTVKQAFKVLAFPDTRVFQCNSLAIKKDWLDKFESAKKMHIEKETSNQKKKESQEKVKAEMLASPSLSVEELPSPQIAPLPDWLADVIEELDVLIVERHFQKTYDLMTSAQKTLTTEDFIKHPQRTDILKKIDQKQKALTEILLKELDVTQNWSPRGGLRSSRYPIQILNKFNMTSQACELFLDICSQTVKAHVKGVQLEGSILSYVKQVGDVFFCSLSDALTEFTMLFPKNKISSFVVWGCLQLRILMSQIVKQIFTPQCALETLLNCVQSLRDQCTLFCEFGLDFRFQLNSYLRTPIKRALQEYKDKIVDSMKTKLTEDKWTPVNMHTKAGTNKFLIQMTDMGINLTKYVINETWIDLSSSTIWFTQSVMTVQNIGIKIVTEEMMDVVDICIIAIFNARLELSAGSDSSYSQKNYTFLLEVLIPLMLRLYKEEVGYDNETLLGLAKEYGVSVAPPKKSNITKYTSNEYL